A single Tenacibaculum sp. 190524A02b DNA region contains:
- a CDS encoding low molecular weight protein-tyrosine-phosphatase: MVCLGNICRSPLAEGILKSKVSSDFIQVDSAGTAGYHEGELPDKRSIAVAQKNGIDITDQRSRKFSLADFDTFDVIYAMDESNFHNLVSLARNDEDAGKVKMILQEIYPNENLSVPDPYYGGDKGFENVYNMLDEACEIVASKFVN; encoded by the coding sequence ATGGTTTGTTTGGGGAATATTTGCCGTTCCCCATTGGCCGAGGGTATTTTAAAGTCTAAAGTATCTTCTGATTTTATTCAAGTTGACTCAGCTGGGACTGCTGGTTATCATGAAGGAGAGTTACCTGATAAGCGATCTATTGCTGTTGCCCAAAAAAATGGAATAGATATCACAGATCAACGTTCTAGAAAATTTTCATTAGCTGATTTTGATACCTTTGATGTCATTTATGCAATGGATGAGAGTAATTTTCATAACTTAGTTTCACTGGCAAGAAATGATGAGGATGCTGGTAAGGTCAAAATGATTCTTCAAGAAATATATCCAAACGAAAATTTAAGTGTGCCAGATCCTTACTACGGAGGTGATAAAGGGTTTGAAAATGTATACAATATGTTAGATGAAGCTTGTGAAATAGTCGCTTCAAAATTTGTAAATTAA
- a CDS encoding RHS repeat-associated core domain-containing protein: MITTRPSQKEVLQRWGSYFFSLLIFLGNAPASYANAYAQKQMLTSQQTLQQKTGALPVNQLDLGTGNVTLQESLLAVEGYQAAISYNSEGVAQKAATWNRSQKQGTLGLGWEYPENRIIRLTQQTGTLEDDKYLLYNQGATYPLLFIEQSNNEKTYRIAKKHNWIVKYHTTNKQWRLFMPDGQIYIYGDGSFTQHHANSNEYNVKWGNWIGSSVDPTNQTKFPISYNLSAIEDIYGEQVKFFYQTTNENVGRSGRTHTRASYLAKVEGLRGKTLNYTYQKKEAFEYSDPHTENGRTGTDNDRDAYQERYEDRYLSVITLKNRKDQQIKKINLEYTFLNKGTELQKRLLKGVHYLDAKDDPYMPAKTFDYFGINTFDGVKAGLTKAETKLYNSTNGALFGAIKQENMPEGVSYAFQYGKQKITGASKTLPITFPKAPFNDKYKVTSRWSAPELFYGNDYVVAIFESQDLTQRKSHVKVYQWIGDRWNEQDLGTFNGYFYDRYPAKDQYSKGILKQAKGKLFEALGKTPGGQQLNGVINALNDGFSDFGKTLYRTGDDLAHGKVGKAIEDWFKGQGKLIEDVVLDIAASFEKEAEQLVNLIIEGFGTNQQKFIVDQKKLYEQRQKDEANNPRKQYHVVLQDDFFALTTSYGGSEVNIIQKNKLVPGTWNNISKRANLTSKFFSFESGTNFVALLDELTDFLYIYTWDGLVWNIEMTKLNANFNNTIAFKQGKDALENAFDGVFNAPENEENRLDHRSAITAKNNMILAVVTDSQGTNAEITIFHHDENRNWTTNGQQINKKAAAAKTISLHNTAAERLSAIMGRDGKLDVKMGNSFAVLQTYDNLDENLPDVGDIPLVGNLISGFVPDMKKINMTYGITWDENFENINLEFLHAAAGQTGVESFVVGDVINKIGKAHSLLVGSNNGLDAEDGKNYAFRYDGNQFLGKQFSSPYYTSGFANDVVSTLTESDDKAFKTPQFYQYDPNTNGWTLINKASQEQIAAPEFVDEAINVSVEIVNIIVQVVTLVLPGLGEALELAEETIQLIDNAANIAQVATMVMEPVAKELVKDIMGTNHKSTSIANNYISVNGKLFHRSPTGQWERVSNDFFESNGIDQDIVGGTNNIVSNFVPYTLKTTHGIENHIKLLGNGKVYDTKTIENSNLTVHQDSLSATIGASAYVSYGPITNKGFVQKNAYTEQFKPLIGSTAEERARSNRPAYKDATQVVLHKIAGLDLDNELYDYPVTKVTIKQGGEKLSAHHYLYDGNSAAYDANSHLTLYGKVTDIPTSKDIKVNTDVSLTTTDGGYIEHYFYNRYNTYGKDHRKGYPTKSNDLKLQDNTLVTYQSIHSDDSQNYSNGNITTLYGHPYATLTYNTNQKVVASNHTYYNVWEEDLRHPVDGAHLQENRIYLSRPVKKINTIDGVANVTTSEFKFAKHSLITRKTTSKGYTTQGATEEHNQYHTYAFEHYDDLRKVNRIQEPFSTINTVKQGNDPEKITGGNVVAYESFRINNKDIHAPKDFYTLANANGLAPNALPENIIGKITSNINNQATLIENYDTKVAQYHTIIGDYHGAERAAHQAHHKEHEIQDNIEQLHDDLLDLAKNIDFYKQSLAQNKAEENKLTSDINSLRSDQRISRNQANDKIKQINQQYRNINKYQDLIALGWIGGPIGFGIAYGVNHPKIEKAKQTISSLRNALTQLERDIRQDQVDINKKRESLLGLVANDNDLKPVLQNIQQALKNERDTYNAFKTSKENPLHNSLNAFNGGIENFDQNKHDTARHGLANVNFNSYQNSLNSLQQHLRLLEQKRVTPDNLEANFHNKIRKNIEDISAKHQQHQNNIKEIAEHHRNAITQANNANSISKQTPSGYAVNWIRTKTVEDRDTTTGVPLSWYDTDDTYSSVVLHPLNKKPIATFNGVNAHKGAKRTLFYDFENANNTPFSGSLINKGHTGNKSLVLATNSSGKEFTQLSKRNDLQYLVSLWIKKNNSTDTNDDNNKAFIGALNHISEKNRYIATNTWQYIEELLPANEVPYMSFRNNVLVDDILIRPIGTTATISAWDDNDMLSHQVANNGLTTTHILDDAQQHMASIDNTGRTMDFTHHGYSRFITHNQDGYDVNQPNSNMKIHFQNKATYLGDVSGTTNIPANDLGNEFAIAFTANDNFTITKGNQRIQKTGNSISSSWGSFDIDKRKNILILQKNNVLVVYVNGEIKAHLRAPNANTNLQINGTVSNLLTGKDPVVDITYKDGLARNIQHQYWFNNSENQIIGKIVQATLYNGWGKPMLQTKPLYHLNPRLNYEQNFIEYNEQDGNIQGNFVSLYETFSQQNNHDYKIEDHLDISRLFTQTKYSNDPLQRVIATTMPGVNNQDTENTKRTGYQDALGASLETAIGISNANKLKFKTSSTEIRNNDKAAVKDLFGRATAMQNGNSISSYAYIYDANGNKTIQRRLPLSHTNNTPNQYKNTRVNIDLIGDQAYTNTVDEGRNYVIKNNKGLTVFSSANNFSKSKTNIKWRYTKYDPINRPIEAGVINVPGNFNKQEMSFLANTTEWLADIKQTIHKTWQYDSFENNVDKSNGKVTHTSRLINDKQIETRYAYNIRGQVTRKATYINGDLQGLIGYHYNHDGKIKDIVYPNGTSVDYTYDQNGRLYGIGTNTNPFAYAKYGYGTNGKINLTIHGNGVLNTTQKYTLQEHVAESNTEFNGAQTLFKENLEYTVNGNYHQGMIMRKTEQQEGQPIDRYEYTYDNQYRLTLAERHNGAGIDGFQFDYDTNGNLTSQSSSVFGRTNNFAYKQGTNKLQSATETASKIGLYTKIGQTPLGLNTQLDYDIFTRKTHKVFDGQNQVKFLYDANNRRVQKTRKYTSKHGLSIDDTLTYIFGTRNLPLFEKLTDNVDNTSWDKTYIYGAQYAPIAMLYKGKTYFFVRDYQSSLRNVVNASEGIVEETYKYTPFGEILYSNHQGTEVKHKLGTYLYTGQEYDQATGLYNFKARLYHPVKKIFLTPDPKHINYSPYTYTSNNPINLVDPTGMAPIFPNKGFIVDGTEAANLSSKSATTIEGSKVFSRGTRVSTEVTSHITGANNIKLIPNTMGNDYYFPFQSGGIGYMEVPKDVPAGTCVFTGPMNGCAIEVRPVGDNDVFYHDLNSKTLKNYGASSGLPGATAQPKARVAWEDYGDNLEEQRMMESASANGRANPSFHYDNVFVKNREKGWDVYSTEVNTNQDSSIPAFKKVNGKLTAQNRTRAFSVKPGPRAIQSGQEAHLLERFPE; encoded by the coding sequence ACATTTATGGGGATGGTTCGTTTACTCAACACCATGCTAATAGTAATGAATACAATGTAAAATGGGGAAACTGGATTGGTAGTTCAGTAGATCCTACCAATCAAACTAAATTCCCTATATCCTATAATCTTTCAGCTATTGAAGATATTTATGGAGAACAAGTAAAGTTTTTTTACCAAACTACTAATGAAAATGTTGGACGTAGTGGTAGAACTCATACACGCGCTTCTTATTTAGCTAAAGTAGAAGGACTTCGTGGTAAAACATTAAACTATACTTATCAAAAAAAGGAGGCTTTTGAATATAGTGATCCACATACTGAAAATGGCAGAACTGGTACTGATAACGATAGAGATGCCTACCAAGAACGTTATGAAGATAGATACCTAAGTGTAATTACACTTAAGAACAGAAAAGATCAACAGATAAAAAAAATAAATCTTGAATATACCTTTTTAAATAAAGGAACAGAACTACAAAAAAGACTGTTAAAAGGTGTTCATTATCTAGACGCTAAGGATGATCCTTATATGCCTGCTAAAACCTTTGATTATTTTGGAATCAATACTTTTGATGGTGTAAAAGCTGGGCTTACTAAAGCTGAAACTAAATTATACAATTCTACTAACGGGGCACTATTTGGAGCTATTAAGCAGGAAAATATGCCTGAAGGTGTTAGCTATGCCTTTCAATATGGAAAACAAAAAATAACAGGTGCTAGTAAAACCTTGCCTATTACTTTCCCTAAAGCGCCTTTTAATGATAAATATAAAGTGACTTCTCGTTGGAGTGCTCCTGAATTATTTTACGGAAATGATTATGTAGTAGCTATTTTTGAATCACAGGATTTAACACAACGAAAGAGTCATGTAAAAGTATACCAATGGATTGGAGATCGTTGGAACGAACAAGATTTAGGTACTTTTAATGGTTATTTTTATGATAGATACCCTGCTAAAGATCAATACTCTAAAGGAATACTTAAACAAGCTAAAGGAAAATTATTTGAAGCTTTAGGAAAAACACCTGGTGGACAACAGTTAAACGGAGTAATTAATGCGCTTAATGATGGGTTTTCTGATTTTGGAAAAACACTATACAGAACTGGGGATGATTTAGCACATGGAAAAGTAGGAAAAGCTATTGAAGACTGGTTTAAAGGTCAAGGTAAACTAATAGAAGATGTGGTACTTGATATTGCTGCTTCTTTTGAAAAAGAGGCTGAACAACTTGTTAATCTTATTATCGAAGGCTTTGGTACTAATCAACAAAAGTTTATTGTAGATCAAAAAAAGCTATATGAACAACGTCAAAAAGATGAAGCTAACAACCCTAGAAAACAATACCATGTTGTTTTACAAGATGACTTCTTTGCTTTAACTACTTCTTACGGAGGTTCTGAAGTAAACATTATTCAAAAAAATAAACTAGTCCCTGGTACTTGGAATAACATTTCTAAAAGAGCTAATCTTACCAGTAAATTCTTCTCTTTTGAATCAGGAACAAACTTTGTTGCTTTATTAGATGAGCTTACAGATTTTCTTTACATCTATACTTGGGATGGTTTGGTTTGGAATATTGAAATGACTAAACTAAATGCCAACTTTAACAACACTATTGCTTTTAAACAAGGTAAGGATGCTTTAGAAAATGCTTTTGATGGGGTATTTAATGCACCTGAAAATGAAGAAAACAGATTAGACCATCGTTCTGCTATTACTGCCAAGAACAATATGATTTTAGCCGTAGTTACAGACTCACAAGGTACCAATGCAGAAATCACCATTTTCCATCATGATGAAAATAGGAATTGGACAACTAATGGGCAACAAATAAACAAAAAAGCAGCGGCGGCTAAAACTATTAGCCTCCATAATACTGCGGCTGAACGATTATCTGCTATTATGGGACGCGATGGTAAGCTAGATGTAAAAATGGGAAATAGTTTTGCCGTTTTACAAACCTATGACAACCTTGATGAAAACCTTCCCGATGTAGGTGATATTCCATTAGTAGGAAATCTTATTAGCGGGTTTGTTCCTGATATGAAGAAAATTAATATGACCTATGGAATTACATGGGATGAAAATTTTGAAAACATTAACCTAGAATTTCTACATGCTGCTGCTGGACAAACCGGTGTAGAAAGTTTTGTAGTTGGTGATGTTATTAATAAAATAGGTAAAGCACATAGTTTATTAGTAGGTTCTAACAATGGATTGGATGCGGAAGATGGTAAGAACTATGCCTTCCGTTATGATGGAAACCAGTTTTTAGGTAAACAATTCTCTTCTCCTTATTATACAAGTGGGTTTGCCAATGATGTGGTAAGCACTTTAACAGAAAGCGATGACAAAGCTTTTAAAACGCCTCAATTTTATCAATACGATCCTAATACTAATGGATGGACTTTAATTAACAAGGCTTCTCAAGAACAAATTGCGGCTCCTGAATTTGTGGATGAAGCTATTAATGTTTCGGTAGAAATTGTAAACATTATTGTACAAGTAGTTACTTTAGTACTTCCTGGATTAGGGGAAGCTTTAGAGCTAGCGGAAGAAACCATACAGCTAATTGATAATGCTGCCAATATTGCTCAAGTTGCTACTATGGTAATGGAACCTGTTGCTAAAGAACTAGTAAAAGATATTATGGGAACCAACCATAAGAGTACTTCTATTGCTAATAATTATATTTCTGTAAATGGAAAACTTTTTCACAGAAGTCCTACAGGACAATGGGAAAGAGTTTCTAATGACTTCTTTGAGTCTAATGGAATTGATCAAGATATTGTTGGAGGAACTAATAACATCGTTAGTAATTTTGTTCCATATACCTTAAAAACTACACATGGTATTGAAAATCATATTAAGTTACTAGGAAATGGTAAGGTATATGATACAAAAACTATAGAAAACAGTAACCTTACTGTACATCAAGATTCTTTAAGTGCAACTATTGGTGCGAGTGCTTATGTTAGTTACGGACCTATTACTAATAAAGGTTTTGTACAAAAGAATGCCTATACCGAACAGTTTAAACCTTTAATTGGGAGTACTGCTGAAGAAAGAGCTAGAAGCAATAGACCTGCTTATAAAGATGCTACTCAGGTAGTATTACATAAAATTGCTGGATTAGATTTAGACAATGAACTGTATGACTACCCTGTTACCAAAGTAACTATAAAGCAAGGTGGCGAAAAACTAAGTGCTCATCATTATTTATATGATGGTAACTCTGCTGCTTATGATGCTAATTCACATCTTACCTTATATGGTAAAGTTACTGATATACCTACCAGTAAAGATATTAAAGTAAATACTGATGTTAGTTTAACAACTACTGATGGTGGATATATTGAACATTATTTTTACAACAGATATAACACCTATGGAAAAGATCATAGAAAAGGATATCCTACTAAAAGTAATGACTTAAAGTTGCAAGACAATACACTGGTAACGTATCAAAGCATTCATAGTGACGACTCTCAAAACTATTCCAATGGTAATATTACCACTTTATATGGACATCCTTATGCTACACTAACTTATAACACCAATCAAAAAGTAGTAGCTAGTAATCATACGTATTATAATGTATGGGAAGAAGATTTAAGACATCCTGTAGATGGAGCACATTTACAAGAAAACAGAATTTACTTATCGCGTCCTGTAAAGAAAATAAACACTATAGATGGCGTAGCTAATGTTACTACTTCAGAATTTAAATTTGCGAAACATAGTTTAATTACCCGTAAAACTACCTCTAAAGGATATACTACGCAAGGCGCTACTGAAGAACATAATCAATACCATACCTATGCTTTTGAACATTACGATGATTTAAGAAAAGTAAATCGTATTCAAGAGCCTTTTAGCACTATTAATACAGTTAAACAAGGAAATGATCCTGAGAAAATAACTGGAGGAAATGTAGTTGCTTATGAAAGCTTTAGGATTAATAATAAAGATATTCACGCACCGAAAGACTTCTATACCTTAGCTAATGCAAACGGACTTGCTCCTAACGCATTACCTGAAAATATTATTGGAAAAATAACCAGTAACATTAATAATCAGGCTACTTTAATAGAAAACTATGATACTAAAGTAGCCCAATACCACACAATTATTGGTGATTATCATGGAGCTGAAAGAGCCGCTCATCAAGCGCATCATAAAGAACATGAAATTCAAGATAATATAGAACAACTTCATGATGACTTATTAGACTTAGCTAAAAATATTGATTTTTACAAACAAAGCTTAGCTCAAAACAAGGCTGAAGAAAACAAGTTAACCTCTGATATTAACTCGCTTAGAAGTGACCAAAGGATTTCGCGTAATCAAGCTAATGATAAAATTAAACAAATCAATCAACAATATCGTAATATTAATAAATATCAAGATTTAATTGCACTTGGTTGGATTGGAGGGCCTATTGGGTTTGGTATAGCTTATGGGGTTAATCACCCTAAAATTGAGAAAGCTAAACAAACCATTAGCAGTCTTCGTAATGCTCTTACTCAACTAGAGAGAGATATTAGACAAGATCAAGTTGATATTAATAAAAAACGTGAATCATTACTTGGATTAGTTGCTAATGATAATGATTTAAAGCCTGTTCTTCAAAATATTCAACAAGCTTTAAAAAATGAAAGAGATACCTATAATGCTTTTAAAACTAGTAAAGAAAATCCGTTACACAATAGCTTAAATGCTTTTAATGGGGGGATTGAAAACTTTGATCAAAATAAGCATGATACTGCCAGACATGGTTTAGCTAATGTTAATTTTAATAGTTACCAGAATTCTTTAAATAGCCTACAACAACATTTAAGGCTACTTGAACAAAAAAGAGTAACTCCAGATAATCTTGAAGCTAATTTTCACAATAAAATTAGAAAAAATATTGAGGATATCTCGGCTAAACATCAGCAGCACCAAAATAATATTAAAGAAATAGCGGAGCATCACCGTAACGCCATTACACAAGCTAATAATGCTAACAGTATTTCAAAACAAACACCAAGTGGCTATGCTGTAAACTGGATTCGTACTAAAACTGTTGAAGATAGAGATACTACCACTGGGGTACCTCTAAGTTGGTATGATACTGATGATACCTATAGTAGTGTAGTATTACACCCGTTAAACAAAAAACCTATAGCTACCTTTAATGGTGTTAATGCTCATAAAGGTGCTAAAAGAACACTGTTTTATGATTTTGAAAATGCAAATAACACTCCATTCTCTGGGAGCCTTATAAACAAAGGACATACAGGGAATAAAAGCTTAGTGTTAGCTACCAATTCTTCTGGTAAAGAGTTTACTCAATTATCTAAAAGAAATGACCTACAGTATTTAGTTTCTTTATGGATTAAAAAGAATAACTCTACAGATACTAATGATGATAATAACAAAGCTTTTATTGGTGCTTTAAACCATATTAGTGAAAAAAATAGATATATCGCTACAAATACTTGGCAATATATTGAAGAATTACTTCCTGCTAATGAAGTACCCTATATGAGTTTTAGAAATAATGTACTTGTTGATGATATTTTAATAAGACCAATAGGAACTACAGCAACGATCTCTGCTTGGGACGATAATGATATGTTATCACATCAAGTTGCTAATAATGGGCTAACTACTACACATATACTAGATGATGCGCAACAACATATGGCTTCTATTGATAATACAGGTAGAACTATGGATTTCACCCATCATGGATATAGTCGTTTTATAACCCATAATCAAGATGGCTATGATGTTAATCAGCCAAACTCTAATATGAAAATCCATTTCCAAAATAAAGCTACTTATCTAGGAGATGTATCTGGTACTACTAATATACCAGCTAATGATTTAGGGAATGAATTTGCTATAGCATTCACTGCTAATGATAACTTTACTATTACTAAAGGAAATCAACGTATTCAAAAAACAGGAAATTCTATTAGTTCTAGTTGGGGTAGTTTTGACATAGATAAACGTAAGAATATTTTAATTCTTCAAAAAAATAATGTACTTGTTGTTTATGTAAATGGTGAAATTAAAGCACATCTTAGGGCTCCTAATGCCAATACGAACTTACAAATCAATGGTACGGTATCTAATCTATTAACGGGTAAAGATCCTGTGGTAGATATTACTTATAAAGACGGATTAGCTAGAAATATACAACACCAATATTGGTTTAACAATAGTGAAAACCAAATAATTGGTAAAATTGTACAAGCTACACTATATAATGGATGGGGAAAACCTATGTTACAAACTAAACCATTGTACCATTTAAACCCTAGACTTAATTATGAGCAAAACTTTATTGAGTACAATGAACAAGATGGAAACATACAAGGAAATTTTGTATCTCTTTATGAAACTTTTAGCCAACAAAATAATCATGATTACAAAATAGAAGATCATCTTGATATTAGTAGGTTATTTACACAAACTAAATACAGCAATGACCCTCTACAAAGAGTCATCGCAACCACAATGCCAGGGGTAAATAATCAGGATACTGAAAACACCAAAAGAACTGGCTACCAAGACGCTTTAGGGGCTTCTTTAGAAACGGCTATTGGTATTAGTAATGCTAATAAACTAAAGTTTAAAACTTCTTCTACTGAGATTCGTAATAATGATAAAGCTGCTGTTAAAGACTTATTTGGAAGAGCTACAGCCATGCAAAACGGAAACTCGATTAGTAGTTATGCGTATATCTATGATGCTAACGGTAATAAAACAATACAAAGAAGATTACCGCTTTCACATACTAATAACACTCCGAATCAATATAAAAACACACGTGTTAATATAGACTTAATAGGAGACCAAGCATATACAAATACCGTAGATGAAGGAAGAAACTATGTAATTAAAAATAATAAAGGGCTAACCGTATTTTCTTCTGCTAATAACTTCTCTAAATCAAAAACAAATATTAAGTGGCGTTATACTAAATATGACCCTATTAACCGTCCTATTGAAGCTGGTGTTATAAACGTGCCTGGTAACTTTAATAAACAAGAAATGAGTTTCCTTGCCAACACCACTGAATGGTTAGCAGATATTAAACAAACTATTCATAAAACTTGGCAGTATGATAGTTTTGAAAATAACGTAGACAAGTCTAACGGAAAAGTTACACATACTTCACGTCTAATCAATGACAAGCAAATAGAAACCAGGTATGCCTATAATATCAGAGGACAAGTCACTAGAAAAGCTACTTATATTAACGGAGATTTGCAAGGGCTTATTGGATATCATTATAATCATGATGGTAAAATTAAAGACATTGTATATCCTAATGGTACTTCTGTAGATTATACCTATGATCAAAATGGTAGATTATATGGTATAGGAACCAATACAAATCCTTTTGCCTATGCTAAATATGGATATGGTACAAATGGTAAGATTAACCTAACAATTCATGGAAACGGCGTGTTAAATACAACTCAGAAATACACCTTACAAGAACATGTAGCTGAATCTAATACTGAATTCAATGGTGCTCAAACCCTATTCAAGGAAAATCTTGAATACACAGTAAACGGCAACTATCACCAAGGAATGATTATGCGTAAAACAGAACAGCAAGAAGGGCAACCTATTGATAGGTATGAATACACCTATGACAATCAATATAGATTAACTCTTGCTGAAAGACATAACGGAGCTGGTATTGATGGATTCCAATTTGATTACGACACCAATGGTAATTTAACCTCTCAGTCATCTAGTGTATTTGGAAGAACTAATAATTTTGCTTACAAACAAGGTACTAATAAATTACAAAGCGCTACCGAAACTGCTAGTAAAATTGGGTTGTACACTAAAATTGGACAAACTCCTTTAGGACTGAACACCCAATTAGACTACGATATCTTTACTCGTAAAACTCATAAAGTATTTGACGGGCAAAATCAAGTGAAGTTCTTATACGATGCGAACAATAGAAGAGTCCAAAAAACACGTAAATATACTTCTAAACATGGGCTTAGTATTGACGATACCTTAACCTATATTTTTGGAACTCGTAATTTACCTTTATTTGAAAAACTTACGGATAATGTAGATAATACCTCATGGGATAAAACGTATATTTATGGGGCTCAGTATGCTCCTATAGCTATGCTTTACAAAGGTAAAACCTATTTCTTTGTACGTGATTACCAAAGTAGTTTACGTAATGTAGTTAATGCTTCAGAGGGTATTGTAGAAGAAACCTATAAATACACTCCTTTTGGTGAAATTTTATACTCTAACCATCAAGGAACCGAGGTGAAACACAAATTAGGAACCTATTTATATACTGGGCAAGAATACGATCAAGCTACTGGATTGTATAATTTTAAAGCTAGATTATACCATCCTGTTAAGAAAATATTCTTAACTCCTGATCCTAAGCACATCAATTACTCACCGTACACTTACACTAGTAATAACCCTATTAACCTTGTGGATCCAACTGGAATGGCACCAATATTCCCTAATAAAGGTTTTATTGTTGATGGTACCGAAGCTGCTAATCTTTCAAGCAAAAGTGCAACAACAATTGAAGGTAGTAAAGTTTTTTCAAGAGGAACAAGAGTTTCTACAGAAGTAACAAGTCATATAACTGGAGCAAATAACATAAAATTAATTCCAAATACTATGGGGAATGACTACTATTTCCCATTTCAATCTGGGGGTATTGGTTATATGGAAGTCCCTAAAGATGTACCAGCAGGAACATGTGTTTTCACAGGACCAATGAATGGTTGTGCAATAGAGGTAAGACCTGTAGGAGACAATGATGTTTTTTACCATGACTTAAATAGTAAAACCCTAAAAAATTATGGGGCATCATCTGGACTCCCAGGCGCTACAGCTCAACCAAAAGCCAGAGTTGCATGGGAAGATTACGGTGATAACTTAGAAGAGCAAAGAATGATGGAATCTGCATCAGCTAATGGTAGGGCTAATCCTAGTTTTCATTATGATAATGTGTTTGTAAAGAATAGAGAAAAAGGATGGGATGTATATAGCACCGAAGTAAATACAAATCAGGACTCGTCCATCCCTGCTTTTAAGAAAGTTAACGGTAAACTAACAGCTCAAAACAGGACAAGAGCTTTTAGTGTCAAACCAGGGCCAAGAGCAATTCAAAGTGGACAAGAAGCTCATTTATTAGAAAGATTTCCTGAATAA
- a CDS encoding SAM-dependent methyltransferase, with protein MKGKLYLIPTTLGDTEPLEVMPISVKKVIEKLEHFIVENEKSARRYIKKITPTKSQPSLQLMLLDKYSDELETRNYLDVCEDGISIGLLSEAGVPAVADPGATIVKQAHEKGIQVIPLVGPSSILLALMASGMNGQSFAFNGYLPIDKGERKRAIKDLEKLSRDKDQSQIFIETPYRNEKMLEDLRSVLAPDTKVCVACDITLPTEYIKTLTVKEWKNVKTDLHKRPAIFIVHR; from the coding sequence ATGAAAGGGAAATTATACTTAATTCCAACTACACTTGGAGATACTGAACCTTTAGAGGTGATGCCGATATCTGTAAAAAAAGTTATAGAGAAATTAGAACATTTTATTGTTGAGAATGAAAAATCAGCAAGAAGGTATATCAAAAAAATTACTCCGACAAAGTCGCAACCTTCTTTACAGCTTATGTTGTTAGATAAATATTCTGATGAGTTAGAGACACGAAATTATTTAGATGTATGTGAGGACGGAATATCTATAGGGTTATTATCTGAAGCGGGAGTTCCAGCAGTGGCTGATCCTGGTGCGACCATTGTAAAACAAGCACATGAAAAAGGTATTCAAGTAATTCCCTTGGTAGGTCCATCTTCAATTTTATTAGCTTTAATGGCTTCAGGTATGAATGGACAGAGTTTTGCTTTTAATGGGTATTTACCTATAGATAAAGGTGAAAGAAAAAGAGCTATTAAAGATTTAGAAAAATTATCTAGAGACAAAGACCAATCTCAAATATTTATTGAAACACCTTACAGGAATGAAAAAATGTTAGAGGATTTACGTTCGGTATTGGCACCAGATACCAAAGTTTGTGTTGCCTGTGACATAACTTTACCAACAGAATATATAAAAACACTTACTGTAAAAGAATGGAAAAATGTAAAAACCGATTTACATAAACGTCCAGCTATTTTTATAGTGCACAGGTAA
- a CDS encoding peptidoglycan-binding protein LysM — translation MLTSFTLSPAKKEITTTLPIIKVDDIKEFNFPFLQKDFIGFKEALGFKESQGKYTVINKLGYLGKYQFGKSTLKRFKIYNTQRFLKNPELQERTFIALCKVNKWILRKDIRRSVGKKIKGILITESGILAAAHLSGAGNVKKFLRTNGKFQFKDAFGTTIEEYLKKFSGYNVSDIPPNKSPLV, via the coding sequence TTGTTAACGAGTTTTACATTAAGTCCTGCTAAAAAAGAAATAACCACTACACTACCTATCATCAAAGTTGATGATATAAAGGAATTCAATTTCCCTTTTTTACAAAAAGATTTTATTGGATTTAAAGAAGCCCTTGGCTTTAAAGAATCACAAGGTAAATATACGGTTATCAATAAACTTGGTTATTTAGGAAAATACCAATTTGGAAAATCTACCTTAAAAAGATTTAAAATATATAACACACAACGTTTTCTTAAGAACCCAGAATTACAAGAAAGAACATTTATAGCTCTTTGTAAAGTTAATAAATGGATTCTTAGAAAGGATATTAGAAGAAGTGTTGGTAAAAAAATTAAAGGAATACTTATAACAGAATCAGGTATTCTAGCTGCTGCTCATTTAAGTGGAGCTGGCAATGTTAAAAAGTTTTTACGTACCAATGGAAAATTCCAGTTTAAAGATGCTTTTGGTACAACCATAGAAGAATATTTAAAAAAGTTTTCAGGATACAATGTATCAGACATTCCCCCAAACAAATCCCCTTTAGTATAA